Within the Pengzhenrongella sicca genome, the region CGCGACGGCCGCCAGCGCGAGGACGCTCACGGCGGCGAACCCGCCACGGTAGAGCGCCGGGTCCAGCTCGTCGAACCGCCAGAACGCCAGCACGAGCCCGACCACGCCTGCGCCGCCGAGTAGGTCGAGCGCCCACGGCGACCGCGGGCGCGCGCCCGGGTCGGCGCGCCACGGCGCCCAGACGGCGCCGAGCGCCGCGCCGAGCAGCAGCCCCATGGCGTGGGTGGCCGAGCCGAGGTAGGCGGGGCTCGGGTCGTGCGGGATCGGCATGCCGCCGCGCACGGCGAGGGCAGCCATCGCCGCCGTCGACAGGCCCGCCCCGGCCAGCGCGAGCCACGCGAGCCGGCGTCGGCCCGGGAACCGCCGCGCGAGCAGCAGCACGACCAGCGGCCAGAGCACGTAGAACTGCCCCTCGATCGCGAGGGTCCACAGGTGCGCGAGCAGCGGCGGCCGGCCGGTGGTCTCGAAGTACGACTCGTCGGCGCCGATCGTCACCCAGTTCGAGACGTACGCCAGGGCGGCGGGCACGTCGCGGCGCAGCTCGCCGAGCTCGCCGCGGAAGGCGAGGGCCGCCGTCGTGCACACCACGAGCAGCATCGTCCACAGCGCGGGCAGCAGGCGGCGGGCCCGCCGCGCGACGAACCGTCGCAGCGCGATCCCGCCCGTGCGGGCGTGCTCGGCGACCAGCAGCGCCGTGATGAGGTACCCCGAGAGCACGAAGAACACGTCGACGCCGAGGAAGCCGCCGGGGGCCCGGGCCCAGCCGAGGTGGTAGGCCAGGACGGCGACGACGGCGAGGGCCCGCAGCCCGTCCAGCCCGGGCAGGTACGGCAGGCCAGCGGGCCGGCCGGCGGGCGCCGCTGCCCGCCCCGACTGCTCGATGTTCGTCACGTCCTGCCCCGCTCGCGCACTCCGCCTACACACCCCGCTTGCACACCCCGGCGTGCGCACTCCGCACGCCCGCGCTCGAGGCTACGTCAGGACCGGCTCGCGGCCGCGGCGGCCGCGCCGACGTCGCCGACCACGATCGCGTCGACGAGCTGGCGCACCCACGCCAGGATCTCGCCGCCGTGCAGCGGCCGCCCGCCGATGCGCGCCGTCGTCGGGAACGGCACGAGGATCGTGCGCAGCGCCGGCTTGAGCACCGTGCCCGGGTAGAGCCGCTTGAGCCGCAGCTGGGCCGACTCGGGCAGGTCCACCGGCGCGAACCGCACGAACTTGCCCTGCGCCGTCACGTCCGCGAGCCCGGCCGTGCGGGCCACGTTGCGGAAGTCCGCGACCGCGAACAGGTTCTCGATGGCCTCGGGGATCGGGCCGTAGCGGTCGACGAGCTCCGCCCGCACCTCGGCGAGCGCCTGCGGGGTCTGGCCCGCCGCGAGCTTGCGGTACGCCTCGAGGCGCAGCCGCTCATGCGCGATGTAGTCGTGCGGGATGTGCGCGTCGACCGGCAGCTCGATCGTGATCTCGGGCGCCTCCTCGGGCGCGTCGCCGCGGAAGCCCGCGACCGCCTCCCCCACCATGCGGATGTACAGGTCGAACCCGACGCCCTCGATGTGCCCGGACTGCTCGCCGCCGAGCAGGTTCCCCGCGCCGCGGATCTCGAGGTCCTTCATCGCGATCTGGATGCCGGCGCCCAGGTCGGTGTGCGCCGCCATCGTCGCGAGCCGGTCGTGCGCGGTCTCCGTGAGCGGCTTCTCCGGCGGGTAGAGCAGGTACGCGTACGCGCGCTCGCGCCCGCGGCCGACCCGCCCGCGCAGCTGGTGCAGCTGGGACAGCCCGAGCACGTCCGCGCGCTCGAGGATGAGCGTGTTCGCGTTGGAGATGTCGAGCCCGGTCTCGATGATCGTCGTGCACACGAGCACGTCGAACTTCTTCTCCCAGAAGTCGCCGATCACGCGCTCGAGCGTGTGCTCGGGCATCTTCCCGTGGCCGACGGCGATGCGCGCCTCGGGCACGAGCTCGGCCAGCCGCGCGGCGGCCCGGTCGATCGACGCGACCTTGTTGTGCACGTAGAACACCTGGCCCTCGCGCAGCAGCTCGCGCCGGATCGCGGCGGTGATCTGCTTCTCGTCGTACGCGCCGACGAACGTCAGGACCGGGTGACGCTCCTCGGGCGGCGTCGCGAGGGTCGACATCTCGCGGATGCCGGTGATCGCCATCTCGAGCGTGCGCGGGATGGGCGTGGCGCTCATCGAGAGCACGTCGACGTTGGTGCGCAGCTGCTTGAGGGTCTCCTTGTGCTCGACCCCGAACCGCTGCTCCTCGTCGACGACGACGAGGCCGAGGTCCTTGAAGTGCACCTCGCCCGTGATCAGACGATGGGTCCCGATGACGACGTCGACGGTGCCGTCGGCGAGCCCCTCGAGGACCTCCTTCGACTCGGCGGGCGACTGGAACCGCGACAGCGCCTTGACCCGCACGGGGTACGGCGCGTACCGCTCCGAGAACGTGTCGAGGTGCTGCTGGACGAGCAGCGTCGTCGGCACGAGCACCGCCACCTGCTTGCCGTCCTGGACGGCCTTGAACGCGGCGCGCACGGCGATCTCGGTCTTGCCGTAGCCGACGTCGCCCGAGATGAGGCGGTCCATCGGGACCGTCTTCTCCATGTCCCCCTTGACCTCCTCGATCGTCGCGAGCTGGTCGGGGGTCTCGACGTACGCGAACGCGTCCTCGAGCTCGCGCTGCCACGGCGTGTCCGGGCTGAACGCGTGCCCGGAGGTCGCCATCCGGGCCGAGTACAGCCGGATGAGCTCGGCGGCGATCTCCTTGATCGCCTTGCGCGCGCGGCCCTTGGTCTTGGCCCAGTCGCCGCCGCCCATCTTGTTGAGCGTCGGCGCCTCGCCGCCGGTGTACTTGGTCACCTGGTCGAGCTGGTCGGTCGGCACGTACAGCCGGTCGCCGGGGTGCCCGCGCTTGGACGGCGCGTACTCGATCACGAGGTACTCGCGGGTCGAGGCGTGCGCGCCGGAGCCGATGGTCCGCTGCACCAGCTCGGCGAACCGCCCGACGCCGTGCTGCTCGTGCACGACGTTGTCGCCCGGGCGCAGCTGCAGGGGGTCGACGACGTTGCGCCGCTTCGACGGCATCTTGCGCATGTCGCGGGTCGAGGTGCCGGCCCGCCCGGTCAGGTCGGACTCGGAGAACACCGCGAGCCGCCGGTCCGGCGCGACGAACCCGGGCCCCACGGGCGCCGGGGTGACGAGGACGACGCCGCCCTCGGGCTCGGTGACGATCTCGCCGACGAGGCGGGCCGGCACGTCGGCGGCGGCAAGCTGCTCGACCATCCGGCGGGCCGGGCCGTGGCCCTCCGTGGTGAGCACGAGCCGCCAGCCGGCCTGCTGCAGCGCGCGCACGTCGTCGACCGCGCGCTCGACGTCGCCGCGGTAGCTCGCGACGTCGCGCGCGGAGATGGTCAGCGCGGCGTCCACCGCGCCCGCGACGCCGGCCGGTGCGACGACGTCGGCGCCGACCGGTGCGTCGTCGTCGGCGCCGGTCGCGGCCTCGGGGTCGAGCCCGAACGCGCTGAGCGTCCACCAGCCGAGCCCGCGGTCTGCCGCGATGTCGCGCGCCTGCGCGAACGTCGCGAAGGACGCGGCGCGCAGGTCGATCGGGGTGCTGCCGCCCGCCGCGGCGGACGTCCACGCGGCCGCGAGGAACTCCTCGGTGGTGGCGACGAGGTCGTGCGCGCGCCGGCGCACGCGCTCCGGGTCCGCGACGACGAGCAGCGCGTCGGCCGGCACGAGGTCGAGCACGGGCACCATGGCGTCGGCGAGCACCGGGGCGAGCGACTCCATGCCCTCGACGACGATCCCCTCGGCGAGGCGACCGAGCATCTCGATCGCGCCCGGGTACTGCTCGACGAGCGCCGCGGCGCGCGCGCGCACCTGGGGCGTGAGCAGGATCTCGCGGCAGGGCGGGGCCCACACGCCGCGCTCGGCGACCTCGAGGCTGCGCTGGTCGGCGACGGCGAACCAGCGGATCTCCTCGACCTCGTCGCCCCAGAACTCGACGCGCAGCGGGTGGTCCTCGGTCGGCGGGAAGACGTCGAGAATGCCCCCGCGCACGGCGAACTCGCCGCGCCGCTCGACCATGTCGACGCGCGCGTACGCGGCGGCGACGAGTCGGTCGGCGATCGCCGCGAGGTCCGCGCGGTCCCGCACCCGGAGCTCGACCGGCTCGAGCTCGCCGAGGCCGGCCACCACGGGCTGCAGCAGCGCGCGCACGGGCAGCACGAGCACCCGGATCGGGCCGGTCTGCCCGGACCCGTCGGTCGGGTGCGCGAGCCGACGGAACACCGCGAGCCGCCGCGCGACGGTGTCGCTGCGCGGGGACAGGCGCTCGTGCGGGAGCGTCTCCCACGCGGGCAGCACCGCGACGTCGTCGGGCGGCAGGTAGCAGCGCAGCGACGAGGCGAGGTCGTCGGCGTCCCGGCCCGTCGCGGTGACGACCACGAGCGGTCGCCCGGCGGCCATCGCCGCGAGCAGGGGCGGGCGGATCCCGGCGGGGCCGACGATGTCGACGCTGCCGCGCGTGCGCACGAGCTGCGCGGCCTCGGCGGCCGCGGGGTCGGCGAGCAGGGCGGGCAGCAGTCCGGTCAGGTTCATGGCGGCGATCTCACGGTTCCTTCGGGCGACGGCGTGGCCCGCGCGCGGGCCACGGCGGGGCCACGGGCGCAGGCTGAACATCCCGCATCCCGGCGAGGGGGGATGCGAGGCGAACGTCCATCGTACGGCGGGGCGCCCACACCGCCCGCGCCCGTGCACCCGCGCCGATCCCCCGCACCACCTCTCGCCGAGTGCGACGGTGCGGGCCCCCATCGACACTGACGGGGGAAGCGACGTCGCACTCGGCGGAAAGGCTGTCAGTTGCCGATGCGCTCCAGGCGCTCGAGCTCGAGCTTGTCGAGCTCGCCCTCGTCGCCGTTGATCACGGCGAGCGCGCGCCGCAGCGCGGTGCTCGAGGTGTGCTTGGTGTACGGGAAGTACACGATCTGGACGCCGACCGCCGCGAAGTCCCGCTCGAGCTTGTCGCCCTTGGGTGTCCCCCGCCAGTCGTCGCCCTTGAACAGCACGTCGAACGGGCGCGTTCGCCACGTCTCGACCTTGTCCGGGACGACCTCGGCGAACACCTCGTCGACGAACGAGATGTGGCTGACGATCTCCATGCGCTCGGCGAGCGGAACGACCGGACGCTTGCCCTTGGCCCGCAGCAACATCTCGTCGGAGACGACGCCGGCGACGAGGTAGTCGCAGTGCTCCTTGGCGTGCCGCAGGATGTTGAGGTGCCCGATGTGGAACAGGTCATACGCACCGGGTGCGTACCCGACGATCCGGCCCATGTGGTCCTCCTCGCGGTCGGGTCGCTGCCCACGGTAGCCGTTGATCGGACAAACCCGGCCGAACCGCCGCAGTTTTCACCCAACCAGCACAGCGTCGAGCTGGTCCCAGTACGCCGTGGCGCTGAGCTCGCCGGCGCGCTTGAGCGCACCGGAGCGCAGGTCGCGACGCTGCGCGGCCGTCAGCTCGGCGACCTGGACGAGGGCGGCCCGCAGCGAGCCGGCGTCGTCGGGCTCGAACAGGATCCCGGCGGACCCGAGCAGCTCGGGGATGCCACCGGTGCGCGCCGCGAGCACGACGCAGCCGCGCGCGAGCGCCTCGATGACGACCAGCGGCGCCGGGTCGGGGACGGTCGAGGGGACCACGACGACGGCGCCGGCCGCGAAACCCTCCTCCTTGGGCAGGTACCCGGGGAACCGGGCGTCGATGCCGTGCTCGGCGGCGACCTCGCGGAGCTTCGTCTCGTACCACTCGTACCCCGTGAAGACCGTGCCCACGAGAGCGACCGACGGGCGCCGCGCGGGGTCGAGCCCGGCGATCGCCTCGAGCACGACGTGCTGCCCCTTGCGCGGGCTCAGCCGGCCGACGACGACGAGGTCCCGCGCGTCGGGCGCCGGCTCGAGCGGCTCCGCCCGCGCGACGGCCTCGAAGTCGGCATTGAGCACGGTGACCGCGCGGTCGGCGAGCCGGGGCCAGGCCGCGAGCACGTCGCGCCGGACTGCGTCCGAGACGCAGATGACACGCCCGGCGGCGAACAGCTGGACGTACAACGCCCGGCGGACCAGGCGCGCCCGCCCCGAGCCCCCGCCCAGGATCTCGTGGACATGGATCACGGTCGGGCGCCCGGCGGCGCGCGCGAGCAGCGGCCACAGCGGCACCGTAACGGTGTTGACGTACACGGCCGCGCCGGTGGCGGCGCGCAGGAGCCGCACGTGCCGGACGATCCGCGCCGGGGTGCGCGCGAGCTCGCGGAGCCCGAACGCGGGCTGCGCGAGCCGCTTGCGGAGCACGAACGTGGGCGAGACCTCGTGCGCGATGCCCCGCTCCGCGATCAGCTCGCGCAGCGGCCCGTCCTCGGGCAGGACGACCCGGACCCTCGGCTGCCGGTCCCGCAGGTGGCCGGCGACGTACACGAGCATCGCGTCGGCTCCGTACCGGTCGGCGGCCGCGGCGATTAGCAGCCAGGGCCGCAGCTCAGCCATGGCCGGGCACGGCCGGTCGGTCGAGCGCCGAGATCTCCTTGAACCACGAGATGCAGGCCAGCGCGAGGTAGCCCGCGGTCGCGACGAAGAGCACGGTGTAGGCGACGACGAAGGCGGTCGTGACGCCGTAGAGCGCGAAGACGAGGCAGAGCAGGCCGTAGTCGGTCGGGACCACGAGCAGGGAGCGCAGCACGGGCGCGCGGGTCCCGTCCGCCGTCGATCGCGGCACGGCGCCGCCGCGGTGGCGCAGCTGGTCGTTGAGGATCATCGCGAAGAACAGCACCGAGCCGACGGCGGACGCGCCGAGCGGGACGAGGAGCCACGCGTCCGGCAGGTCCGTGAAGCGGTAGAGCCCCACGAGCACGGCCAGGTGCAGGCTCGCCACCTTGACGGAGTCGACCATGTGGTCGAGCCACTCGCCGACCAGGCTGCCGCCGCCGCGCAGCCGGGCGAGCTGGCCGTCAGCGGAGTCGAAGGCGTACCCGAGCACGAGGCCGGCCGCGACCGCGATCCCCATCCCGACCGACGGCGGCACCGCGATGAGCAGCGCGATCGCCGAGAACGTCAGCACCGCGCTGATGGCGGTGACGCCGTTCGGGGTCAGCCCGACGCGGAACGCCACGGTCGCGAGGAACCGCCCGAGCTTGCGGTTGACGAAGCGCGAGTAGGCGGGCGCACCCTTGGCGCCCTTCTGGCTCGTCGCGAGGCGCGCGTAGGTCTGGCCGAAGCTCTCGTCGCTCGGGAGCACGCGGGTCGCCATCAGGCCTCCCGCACCGGGGCGGGGCCG harbors:
- a CDS encoding adenylyltransferase/cytidyltransferase family protein, with the protein product MGRIVGYAPGAYDLFHIGHLNILRHAKEHCDYLVAGVVSDEMLLRAKGKRPVVPLAERMEIVSHISFVDEVFAEVVPDKVETWRTRPFDVLFKGDDWRGTPKGDKLERDFAAVGVQIVYFPYTKHTSSTALRRALAVINGDEGELDKLELERLERIGN
- a CDS encoding CDP-alcohol phosphatidyltransferase family protein, producing MATRVLPSDESFGQTYARLATSQKGAKGAPAYSRFVNRKLGRFLATVAFRVGLTPNGVTAISAVLTFSAIALLIAVPPSVGMGIAVAAGLVLGYAFDSADGQLARLRGGGSLVGEWLDHMVDSVKVASLHLAVLVGLYRFTDLPDAWLLVPLGASAVGSVLFFAMILNDQLRHRGGAVPRSTADGTRAPVLRSLLVVPTDYGLLCLVFALYGVTTAFVVAYTVLFVATAGYLALACISWFKEISALDRPAVPGHG
- the mfd gene encoding transcription-repair coupling factor is translated as MNLTGLLPALLADPAAAEAAQLVRTRGSVDIVGPAGIRPPLLAAMAAGRPLVVVTATGRDADDLASSLRCYLPPDDVAVLPAWETLPHERLSPRSDTVARRLAVFRRLAHPTDGSGQTGPIRVLVLPVRALLQPVVAGLGELEPVELRVRDRADLAAIADRLVAAAYARVDMVERRGEFAVRGGILDVFPPTEDHPLRVEFWGDEVEEIRWFAVADQRSLEVAERGVWAPPCREILLTPQVRARAAALVEQYPGAIEMLGRLAEGIVVEGMESLAPVLADAMVPVLDLVPADALLVVADPERVRRRAHDLVATTEEFLAAAWTSAAAGGSTPIDLRAASFATFAQARDIAADRGLGWWTLSAFGLDPEAATGADDDAPVGADVVAPAGVAGAVDAALTISARDVASYRGDVERAVDDVRALQQAGWRLVLTTEGHGPARRMVEQLAAADVPARLVGEIVTEPEGGVVLVTPAPVGPGFVAPDRRLAVFSESDLTGRAGTSTRDMRKMPSKRRNVVDPLQLRPGDNVVHEQHGVGRFAELVQRTIGSGAHASTREYLVIEYAPSKRGHPGDRLYVPTDQLDQVTKYTGGEAPTLNKMGGGDWAKTKGRARKAIKEIAAELIRLYSARMATSGHAFSPDTPWQRELEDAFAYVETPDQLATIEEVKGDMEKTVPMDRLISGDVGYGKTEIAVRAAFKAVQDGKQVAVLVPTTLLVQQHLDTFSERYAPYPVRVKALSRFQSPAESKEVLEGLADGTVDVVIGTHRLITGEVHFKDLGLVVVDEEQRFGVEHKETLKQLRTNVDVLSMSATPIPRTLEMAITGIREMSTLATPPEERHPVLTFVGAYDEKQITAAIRRELLREGQVFYVHNKVASIDRAAARLAELVPEARIAVGHGKMPEHTLERVIGDFWEKKFDVLVCTTIIETGLDISNANTLILERADVLGLSQLHQLRGRVGRGRERAYAYLLYPPEKPLTETAHDRLATMAAHTDLGAGIQIAMKDLEIRGAGNLLGGEQSGHIEGVGFDLYIRMVGEAVAGFRGDAPEEAPEITIELPVDAHIPHDYIAHERLRLEAYRKLAAGQTPQALAEVRAELVDRYGPIPEAIENLFAVADFRNVARTAGLADVTAQGKFVRFAPVDLPESAQLRLKRLYPGTVLKPALRTILVPFPTTARIGGRPLHGGEILAWVRQLVDAIVVGDVGAAAAAASRS
- a CDS encoding glycosyltransferase family 4 protein — its product is MAELRPWLLIAAAADRYGADAMLVYVAGHLRDRQPRVRVVLPEDGPLRELIAERGIAHEVSPTFVLRKRLAQPAFGLRELARTPARIVRHVRLLRAATGAAVYVNTVTVPLWPLLARAAGRPTVIHVHEILGGGSGRARLVRRALYVQLFAAGRVICVSDAVRRDVLAAWPRLADRAVTVLNADFEAVARAEPLEPAPDARDLVVVGRLSPRKGQHVVLEAIAGLDPARRPSVALVGTVFTGYEWYETKLREVAAEHGIDARFPGYLPKEEGFAAGAVVVVPSTVPDPAPLVVIEALARGCVVLAARTGGIPELLGSAGILFEPDDAGSLRAALVQVAELTAAQRRDLRSGALKRAGELSATAYWDQLDAVLVG